In Juglans regia cultivar Chandler chromosome 5, Walnut 2.0, whole genome shotgun sequence, the following are encoded in one genomic region:
- the LOC109016919 gene encoding protein NDL2-like, whose amino-acid sequence MSGLALKMSCSAPLLLAILTLFLKRYFSKEVHGSAQISESDIVQTCRRSLEERQSSNVWQFLEAINGRLDIIEGLRKLQCCSLIFVGDNSPFHSEALHMTSNLDRRYSALVEISMQIKLRVSLRIRLRPMSDMGSLVIVFGLAS is encoded by the exons ATGTCGGGGCTGGCCCTGAAGATGTCTTGCTCTGCACCTCTCTTACTAGCTATTTTGACA TTATTTCTTAAGAGGTACTTCAGCAAG GAAGTTCATGGCAGTGCTCAAATATCAGAGTCAGATATAGTTCAGACATGTAGAAGA TCTTTGGAGGAGAGGCAGAGTTCAAATGTTTGGCAGTTTCTGGAAGCAATCAATGG GAGACTTGACATTATAGAGGGATTGAGAAAACTACAATGTTGTTCTCTAATTTTTGTTGGGGATAACTCTCCATTTCACTCAGAGGCTCTCCACATGACTTCCAATCTAGATAGACGATACAGTGCATTAGTTGAG atttcgATGCAGATAAagctgagggtgagcctgaggattcgtcTCCGCCCGATGAGTGACATGGGATCACTTGTTATTGTATttggactt GCATCTTGA
- the LOC108980690 gene encoding uncharacterized protein LOC108980690, with product METKSTAFSVAVPFPELLDKHNYATWAIRVRTYLEGQDLWEDIIINDNENATALHEDDDEDAIKVRGRRNFMALHVIQTSCGPDAFSEISTIRSADTAWQTLKTKYLLDKGSINIDKSYLQYADLYMAVLHGNWTAAKEFLESQPEAVRMAITYEGETALHIAVTFGHAHIVQKLVDPELMSAEDLGIADYDGYTALMKALVYGRSELARYLYPLTSLNDLVRAEEGRKGAMLLTRAIYSRNLDLALDLIWHYPSLTLALDDRGESPLLALASMRHAFQSGKRLGCWKKWIYSSRRIDEPAPSTSRFETRLNIPNVQNGRQRNQVQAIELVPAVLFRHLVSTTVRKYLLVPAVRLRDLVSSLLGIKQLYEMKKINIQSEALLSCMCEEISTALIQAGQPENINGVYDAISRAVKNGISEFVFRVARMDRSFLENKYKNSRNLLMLAVLYRQSKICSLISDLDTNSTLTSYVDRNDNNMLHMTGMIEDSTVLNQISGTALQMQRELQWFKAVERIINPKMKEGINKDGLTPQELFTKNHKNMMEKGEKWMKDTSSSCTVVGALIVTIMFAVAFTLPGGNDQITGFPIFSKKKLFILFIISDALSLFSSSTSVLMFLGILTSRYAEEDFLVSLPRKMILGLSTLFFSIATMMIAFSATLLIILHEQLSIAIPLICLASIPVTFFVWIQFPILKDMIKSTYFSRIFNGKMKPDFK from the exons ATGGAAACAAAGAGTACTGCCTTTTCTGTGGCTGTTCCTTTTCCTGAATTGCTTGACAAACATAATTATGCGACATGGGCGATTCGGGTGCGAACCTACTTGGAGGGTCAAGATCTTTGGGAGGACATAATAATTAACGATAACGAAAACGCAACGGCTTTacatgaagatgatgatgaagatgctATTAAAGTTCGGGGAAGGAGGAACTTCATGGCGTTACATGTGATCCAGACTTCATGCGGTCCAGATGCATTTTCCGAGATTAGCACAATTCGTTCAGCAGACACTGCTTGGCAAACTTTGAAAACGAAGTATCTGCTTG ATAAGGGCAGCATTAACATTGACAAGAGCTATCTTCAGTATGCGGACTTGTACATGGCTGTGCTTCATGGTAATTGGACTGCTGCAAAGGAGTTTCTTGAGTCTCAACCAGAGGCAGTTAGAATGGCAATCACATATGAAGGCGAAACGGCTCTTCATATTGCTGTTACTTTTGGACATGCTCATATAGTCCAGAAGTTGGTGGATCCAGAGCTAATGTCGGCAGAAGACTTGGGAATTGCAGATTATGACGGTTACACAGCTCTAATGAAGGCTCTTGTGTATGGAAGATCCGAACTGGCTCGCTATTTGTATCCTCTCACTTCGCTGAATGATCTGGTGCGTGCAGAAGAAGGCCGCAAAGGAGCTATGCTTCTTACCCGTGCAATATATTCCAGAAATTTGG ATCTTGCTTTGGATTTAATCTGGCATTACCCAAGTTTGACACTTGCTCTTGACGACCGCGGCGAGTCCCCCCTCTTAGCATTGGCTTCTATGCGCCACGCATTTCAGAGTGGAAAGCGGCTCGGGTGTTGGAAAAAATGGATCTATTCCA GTAGACGCATTGATGAACCTGCTCCTTCAACCAGCCGCTTTGAAACTCGTTTGAACATTCCCAACGTTCAAAATGGCCGCCAACGCAATCAAGTTCAAGCGATCGAGTTAG TGCCAGCAGTACTGTTTCGCCATCTAGTTTCAACAACTGTCCGCAAGTACTTGTTGG TGCCAGCAGTACGGTTGCGCGATCTAGTTTCATCATTGTTGG GAATCAAGCAATTgtatgaaatgaagaagatcAATATCCAATCCGAGGCACTTCTTTCCTGCATGTGTGAGGAGATATCAACAGCATTAATACAAGCTGGACAACCTGAAAACATCAATGGGGTTTATGATGCAATCAGCCGTGCTGTCAAGAATGGAATTTCCGAGTTTGTTTTTAGGGTAGCAAGGATGGATCGGagctttttggaaaataaatataaaaattcgaGGAACCTACTTATGCTTGCTGTTCTCTATCGTCAATCTAAGATCTGTAGCCTTATAAGTGACCTTGATACGAATAGCACTTTGACATCTTATGTAGATCGCAACGATAATAACATGTTACACATGACAGGGATGATAGAAGATTCTACTGTACTTAATCAAATCTCTGGTACAGCTTTACAGATGCAAAGAGAGTTACAATGGTTTAag GCGGTGGAGAGAATTATCAATCCTAAGATGAAAGAAGGAATTAACAAAGATGGTTTAACTCCTCAAGAGCTATTTACAAAGAACCATAAGAATATGAtggaaaagggagagaaatggaTGAAGgacacatcatcatcatgtacgGTGGTGGGTGCTCTGATTGTTACCATTATGTTCGCTGTAGCTTTTACGCTTCCAGGTGGTAATGACCAAATCACAGGCTTTCCAATattctcaaagaaaaaattgtttatactctttataatatccGATGCATTGtcccttttttcttcctcaacgTCAGTGTTGATGTTTTTGGGAATCCTCACATCACGTTATGCAGAAGAAGATTTTCTTGTGTCTTTACCGAGAAAGATGATACTAGGTCTTTCCACTCTTTTCTTCTCCATTGCAACCATGATGATAGCCTTTTCTGCTACTCTTTTAATCATCCTACATGAGCAATTATCAATTGCAATTCCTCTCATTTGTTTGGCGAGTATTCCGGTCACCTTCTTCGTATGGATTCAATTCCCCATTCTTAAAGATATGATCAAGTCGACCTATTTCTCCCGCATCTTCAATGGGAAGATGAAGCCTGATTTTAAGTAA